In Ferrigenium kumadai, the DNA window TCATCATCGACATGATGAAGAAAGAAAAGAACTTCCCCGCCAACCTGGACAGCAATGCCCAACTGCAGGAGAAGATCAGGACCTTCTATGAGATCAACTACTGGGACAAGGTTCGCGGTGACGAGATCGCGAACCAGCATATCGCCGAATCCATCTTCGATTTTGCCGTCAACGCCGGTCCCATCACCAGCGCGAAGCTGGCGCAGATCACCGTGGGCGTGGAACCTGATGGAGTCATCGGCCCCGTCACGCTGCAGAAGATCAATGCCGATGACCCGCGCGCCTTCCTCGCACTCTTCGCACTGAACAAGATCGCCCGCTACGTGAACATCTGCGACAAGCGGCAGGACAGCAAGAAATTCTTCTTCGGTTGGGTCAAACGGACATTGGAGGCGGTGTAATCATGGCAAACTTCCTGACTAATCTTTTCAGTTCCGGCGCAAGCTCCCTCGTTACCGCCGTCGGCGACGCCATCGACAAGGTCATCACCTCCGACGAGGAAAGGAAGGAGCTCGACAACGAACTCGCCAGGGCGACCATGC includes these proteins:
- a CDS encoding glycoside hydrolase family 108 protein yields the protein MADFASAFAATMETEGGYVNDPQDPGGETYKGVARKLNSKWDGWIIIDMMKKEKNFPANLDSNAQLQEKIRTFYEINYWDKVRGDEIANQHIAESIFDFAVNAGPITSAKLAQITVGVEPDGVIGPVTLQKINADDPRAFLALFALNKIARYVNICDKRQDSKKFFFGWVKRTLEAV